In one window of Methanolobus mangrovi DNA:
- a CDS encoding helix-turn-helix domain-containing protein: protein MNEDESHGMVRQRLAEKMAGEITLSEKPGETLKKWRLNFEIAQTDLSGYLSVSPSVISDYESGRRKSPGTLIVSRIVEALLEIDSQRGGQKIHAYEGILFADKTSKAIYATYEYTFPMQVAKLANIIQADIVNKGVEKPLYGFTVVDSKKAILELSSHEFQKLYGWSTERAMIFTKVTSGKSPMVAIRVTNLKPGAVVMHGLRGSEVHMMAKKMAEIDRIPLLATTMDIDEMVEALKKYSEYHIIE from the coding sequence ATGAATGAAGACGAATCGCATGGAATGGTTCGCCAGCGTCTTGCAGAAAAGATGGCAGGCGAGATTACGCTATCTGAGAAACCTGGCGAGACCTTGAAAAAATGGCGATTGAACTTCGAGATCGCACAGACTGACCTTTCCGGTTATCTGAGTGTTTCTCCATCCGTTATCAGTGACTATGAAAGTGGCAGGAGGAAATCTCCGGGCACACTTATTGTGAGCAGAATAGTCGAAGCTCTTCTCGAAATAGATTCGCAGAGGGGAGGGCAGAAAATTCATGCTTATGAGGGGATACTTTTCGCAGATAAAACGTCAAAGGCCATTTATGCTACATATGAATACACATTTCCCATGCAGGTTGCAAAGCTTGCCAATATCATTCAGGCAGATATCGTTAACAAGGGAGTAGAAAAACCGCTTTACGGTTTTACCGTTGTTGACAGTAAAAAAGCTATTCTCGAGCTTTCGTCCCATGAATTCCAGAAACTCTACGGGTGGAGTACCGAGCGCGCAATGATATTCACCAAGGTCACAAGTGGTAAATCACCAATGGTTGCCATAAGGGTCACAAACCTGAAACCTGGGGCTGTTGTAATGCACGGACTGCGTGGAAGTGAGGTTCACATGATGGCAAAGAAGATGGCTGAAATTGACAGGATTCCCCTTCTTGCAACAACAATGGACATTGATGAAATGGTAGAAGCATTGAAAAAATACAGCGAATACCACATTATCGAGTAA
- a CDS encoding phosphoadenosine phosphosulfate reductase domain-containing protein: MSKALYLGELLLYWCPSCNVPVLGKECSCGTSTKQVTVTPPGDIRPAFPYDIDLVNKLSIEQFNAPLITDERVVVMNKSPYDDRMDEVIVDGEVIGTIRFELEHLKWVLLLRLNGARRIFDNADHKTLKSWVSVDEGAEKFILGGASLLAPGVKDADPSIEEMNEVVVLTHDGKVLGTGRSRMSGEQMLERGKGVAVKVRSKEEPAELSIPCGGQTWDDVVKANEVYMNDFVDRSRKFIENVASSVNRPATVSYSGGKDSLAVLHLVSECLDDYTLLFADTGIEFPETVQNVHDVAQRYGKPLNMISSGDAFWDSVDSFGPPSVEVRWCCKVCKLGPITQIINDNYEGGCLTFIGQRKYESSTRAKSERVWKNPWVGNQVAAAPIQSWTAMHVWLYIFKNDLLFNPMYENGFDRIGCWLCPSCSLADLVRLKETHPEMEKKLNDYLLPYAQRMGLSEEWVKHGFWRWKDLPPQLKEIAKKKGICFIPTGSNENNLNFAITSGYRPCKQGGISAEGGFDGPVDLERLEHTGMLEAVGKASYMEGVAMVSHGEDRAQVFASGSVTARSDSDRDARRLMKKVELSVRRALLCSGCGVCVGKCSHRAIKMKKGLAIINEGCIHCGNCIDVCPVVKFNS; the protein is encoded by the coding sequence ATGTCAAAAGCTCTTTACCTCGGCGAATTGCTCCTTTACTGGTGCCCCTCATGTAATGTTCCTGTGCTTGGAAAAGAATGTTCCTGTGGAACTTCAACAAAACAGGTAACTGTAACTCCTCCGGGAGATATACGCCCTGCTTTTCCGTATGATATAGACCTTGTCAATAAACTCTCAATTGAACAGTTCAATGCCCCGCTGATAACTGATGAACGAGTAGTGGTCATGAATAAGTCCCCTTATGACGACCGCATGGATGAGGTGATTGTTGACGGTGAGGTCATAGGAACTATCCGTTTTGAACTCGAACACCTGAAATGGGTCTTGCTCCTAAGGCTGAATGGTGCACGTCGTATATTTGATAATGCTGATCACAAAACCCTTAAAAGCTGGGTGTCCGTTGACGAGGGAGCTGAAAAATTCATCCTTGGCGGTGCAAGTCTACTTGCCCCCGGAGTTAAAGATGCTGATCCCTCTATCGAGGAAATGAATGAAGTAGTAGTCCTGACCCACGATGGAAAAGTGCTTGGTACAGGCCGTTCCCGTATGAGTGGGGAACAAATGCTTGAAAGGGGCAAAGGTGTTGCCGTTAAAGTGCGGTCCAAGGAAGAGCCTGCAGAACTCTCAATTCCCTGCGGAGGACAAACCTGGGATGACGTTGTAAAAGCAAATGAGGTCTATATGAATGACTTTGTAGACCGTTCCCGCAAATTCATCGAGAATGTCGCATCTTCTGTGAATCGTCCGGCAACAGTATCATATTCCGGCGGAAAGGACAGTCTTGCAGTGCTTCATCTTGTCAGTGAATGCCTTGATGATTACACTCTTCTTTTTGCCGATACCGGCATCGAGTTCCCTGAAACTGTGCAGAATGTCCACGATGTTGCGCAGCGCTATGGTAAACCTCTGAACATGATAAGCTCTGGTGATGCTTTCTGGGATTCAGTGGATAGCTTTGGTCCACCCAGTGTGGAAGTTCGCTGGTGCTGTAAGGTTTGTAAACTTGGTCCCATTACACAGATAATCAACGATAATTATGAGGGTGGGTGTCTCACCTTTATAGGGCAGAGAAAATATGAATCCAGCACAAGAGCTAAAAGTGAGCGCGTCTGGAAGAACCCCTGGGTTGGAAATCAGGTAGCTGCAGCGCCAATTCAGAGCTGGACTGCTATGCACGTCTGGCTGTATATCTTCAAGAATGATCTTCTGTTCAATCCGATGTATGAGAATGGCTTTGACAGGATAGGATGCTGGTTGTGCCCTTCCTGTTCACTGGCTGATCTTGTAAGGCTCAAGGAAACCCATCCTGAAATGGAAAAGAAGCTTAACGATTACCTGCTCCCCTATGCGCAGCGCATGGGCCTTTCGGAAGAATGGGTCAAACACGGTTTTTGGAGATGGAAGGATTTGCCACCTCAACTGAAGGAAATCGCAAAGAAAAAAGGAATTTGTTTTATTCCAACAGGCAGCAATGAAAATAACCTGAACTTTGCCATAACTTCCGGATATCGTCCATGTAAACAAGGTGGCATATCTGCTGAAGGTGGATTTGATGGCCCGGTTGACCTGGAAAGACTCGAGCACACAGGAATGCTGGAAGCAGTAGGAAAGGCATCTTACATGGAAGGTGTGGCTATGGTTTCCCATGGCGAAGACCGTGCGCAGGTATTTGCTTCAGGCAGTGTTACTGCGAGAAGTGATTCTGACAGGGATGCAAGAAGGCTCATGAAAAAAGTCGAACTCTCTGTGAGAAGAGCTCTGCTTTGCAGCGGCTGCGGAGTCTGTGTGGGCAAATGTAGCCACAGAGCTATTAAAATGAAGAAAGGACTTGCCATTATTAACGAAGGATGTATACATTGTGGAAACTGCATCGACGTCTGTCCCGTTGTCAAATTCAATTCCTGA
- a CDS encoding Dna2/Cas4 domain-containing protein, with amino-acid sequence MFLKNEKIKITVSELSVYFSCARKLYYSCRGHEPIYSSPLSYVEHIILKEMAMSFSHLLNTPSSKDDVLYEDIERVLTQVLEDILLIYPDEMEGVAPEVIDEASEHIKEYFDDMRQNLSSQAKVHDISRLAEKLLLLDKEPFMYSEKLNVTGIPYRLVEIDGSFIPVVIKTSSVPENGVWVSDRLHLTSFAMLAEDIYGSTVKSGFVLYARSGLFRKVSIHSTDRRQVLQAISRVRKIKEGTMPDKKESPLCNSCSYSDMCKVKASFASKFF; translated from the coding sequence ATGTTTCTTAAAAATGAAAAAATAAAAATAACGGTTTCCGAATTATCCGTATATTTTTCATGCGCGAGGAAGTTATATTACTCATGCCGCGGCCATGAACCCATATATTCTTCTCCGCTTTCATATGTAGAGCACATTATACTAAAAGAGATGGCCATGTCCTTTTCTCATCTGCTGAACACCCCTTCGTCAAAAGACGATGTTTTATATGAGGATATCGAAAGAGTGCTTACACAGGTACTGGAAGATATACTCCTGATCTACCCGGATGAAATGGAAGGAGTTGCGCCTGAAGTAATCGATGAGGCATCAGAACATATAAAGGAGTATTTTGATGATATGCGCCAGAATCTGTCTTCGCAGGCCAAAGTTCATGATATATCCCGACTGGCTGAAAAACTATTACTTTTGGATAAAGAGCCTTTCATGTATTCTGAAAAACTCAATGTTACAGGCATTCCTTACAGACTTGTGGAAATTGATGGTTCTTTCATTCCTGTTGTTATCAAAACGAGCAGTGTTCCCGAAAATGGCGTGTGGGTAAGCGACAGGTTACATCTGACTTCTTTTGCAATGCTTGCTGAAGATATATATGGCAGCACTGTAAAATCCGGTTTTGTCCTGTATGCAAGATCAGGACTTTTCAGGAAGGTCAGCATACATTCAACCGACCGCAGGCAGGTCCTGCAGGCCATCAGCCGTGTCAGGAAAATAAAAGAAGGAACAATGCCTGATAAAAAAGAAAGTCCGCTGTGCAATAGCTGTAGTTATTCTGATATGTGTAAAGTAAAAGCTTCTTTTGCATCAAAATTTTTCTAA
- a CDS encoding DUF1059 domain-containing protein, which yields MTYTLACKDMGVACPFVAKGETIDEMMEVAVKHVKEEHGYTDEQLNDPETQKEIKAAIKEE from the coding sequence ATGACATATACATTAGCCTGTAAAGATATGGGGGTTGCTTGTCCCTTCGTTGCTAAAGGAGAAACCATAGATGAAATGATGGAAGTTGCTGTAAAGCACGTCAAAGAAGAACATGGTTATACTGATGAACAATTAAATGATCCTGAAACTCAAAAAGAGATAAAAGCAGCAATCAAGGAAGAATAA
- the cyaB gene encoding class IV adenylate cyclase has translation MLEIEVKARADHQQVKELLAGMGANFIGVQHHCDTYFNAPHRDFANTDEALRIRSVDGRSVMTYKGKKLDTVSKTREEFETEVDGGNARSILLALGFYESGVVKKTREIFKYGNMTICLDSVGSLGEFIEVEITAESDIEFHSKQIFSFLDKLGIGKEDSIRTSYLEMVLEK, from the coding sequence ATGTTAGAAATTGAAGTCAAAGCCCGTGCCGACCACCAGCAGGTAAAAGAACTGCTGGCAGGTATGGGTGCTAATTTTATAGGTGTCCAGCATCACTGTGACACCTACTTTAATGCCCCTCACAGGGATTTTGCAAACACTGATGAAGCACTTAGGATACGCTCCGTTGACGGCAGGTCAGTCATGACCTACAAAGGCAAGAAACTGGACACCGTATCCAAGACCCGCGAGGAATTCGAGACTGAAGTGGACGGCGGAAATGCCAGAAGTATTCTTCTTGCATTGGGATTCTACGAATCCGGCGTTGTCAAAAAGACAAGAGAGATCTTCAAATATGGAAATATGACCATCTGCCTTGACAGCGTGGGAAGTCTCGGCGAATTCATTGAAGTGGAGATTACTGCTGAATCAGATATTGAATTCCATAGTAAGCAGATATTCTCATTTTTGGATAAATTGGGTATTGGAAAAGAGGATTCCATCAGGACATCTTATCTTGAGATGGTGTTGGAGAAATAA
- a CDS encoding hydroxymethylglutaryl-CoA synthase, whose protein sequence is MSVGIVSYGAYVPQYRIKIDEIARVWGDDAEILKSGLMVFEKSVPDVDEDAATIAVEAARAAVSRSGIDAQRIGAVYTGSESHPYAVKPTSTIVAEATGATPVLTAADFEFACKAGTAAVQACMGLVSSGMIDLGLAIGADVAQGAPGDALEYTAAAGGVAYVIGNKESELAAIIEDTYSFTTDTPDFWRREGMPYPEHGGRFTGEPGYFKHVTNAAKGLMEKIDTKPADYDYAVFHQPNGKFPTRVAKMLGFSKEQIKPGLVVPRLGNTYSGSCMMGIAATLDQAKPGDRIFATAFGSGAGGDAFSITVTDRIEEIRDNAPKVEELLANPTYIDYSKYARHKGKIKVA, encoded by the coding sequence ATGAGTGTAGGGATAGTCTCATATGGTGCCTATGTACCACAATATAGAATTAAGATCGATGAAATCGCCCGTGTATGGGGAGACGATGCAGAGATACTCAAATCAGGACTGATGGTCTTTGAAAAATCAGTTCCCGATGTTGATGAAGATGCAGCTACTATTGCAGTGGAGGCTGCAAGAGCCGCAGTTTCAAGATCAGGCATAGATGCACAGAGAATAGGTGCTGTGTATACTGGTTCTGAAAGCCATCCTTATGCTGTCAAGCCTACCAGTACTATCGTCGCAGAAGCAACGGGTGCAACACCAGTCCTTACTGCTGCTGATTTTGAATTCGCATGTAAGGCAGGAACAGCTGCTGTTCAGGCATGTATGGGACTTGTTTCTTCAGGCATGATAGACCTCGGACTTGCTATTGGTGCTGATGTAGCACAGGGTGCACCAGGAGATGCACTTGAATACACTGCCGCGGCAGGCGGTGTTGCTTATGTGATCGGCAACAAGGAATCAGAACTTGCAGCTATCATAGAAGATACATACTCTTTTACAACCGATACTCCTGACTTCTGGAGACGTGAAGGTATGCCATATCCTGAACACGGCGGCAGGTTCACAGGAGAACCAGGATACTTCAAACATGTTACAAACGCTGCAAAGGGCCTTATGGAAAAAATAGACACGAAACCTGCTGACTATGATTACGCAGTTTTCCACCAGCCTAACGGAAAGTTCCCAACCCGTGTAGCTAAGATGCTTGGATTCAGCAAGGAACAGATCAAACCGGGACTTGTCGTCCCAAGGCTTGGAAACACATATTCAGGCTCATGCATGATGGGAATAGCAGCAACACTTGACCAGGCAAAACCCGGAGACCGTATATTTGCAACAGCATTTGGATCTGGAGCCGGTGGAGATGCTTTCAGCATAACCGTGACTGACAGGATAGAAGAGATACGTGACAATGCACCAAAGGTTGAGGAACTGCTTGCAAACCCAACCTACATAGACTACTCCAAGTATGCGAGACACAAAGGAAAGATAAAGGTAGCATGA
- a CDS encoding thiolase domain-containing protein: protein MRDVAIIGVKNTKFGEQWDRSFRDLVVEAGVGAVDDAGVVGGKIDSMFVGNMSGGQFVEQEHIGALIADYSGLAKDIHVPSTRVEAACASGGLALRQGIYAVASGMDDIVIAAGAEKMTDVPSAKASSALAAAADREWEGIMGATFPGLYAMIAKMHMHKYGTTSEQLASVAVKNHHNGQHNPIAQYKSPITVESVLKSIMVADPLHIFDCSPITDGASAVVLAPADIAHEFTDTPIYVKATAQASDTIALHDRRDITTLDASVVAGRRAYEMAKMGPKDIQLVEVHDCFTIAEICAIEDLGFAKKGEGGIVTQNGETAIGGRIPVNTSGGLKSCGHPVGATGVKQAIEIVEQLRGEAGKRQVDGAEIGMTHNVGGSGATAVVHIFSRNR from the coding sequence ATGAGAGATGTAGCAATCATAGGTGTCAAGAACACAAAATTTGGCGAACAATGGGACCGTTCCTTCAGGGACCTCGTTGTTGAGGCAGGAGTAGGTGCTGTTGACGATGCTGGTGTAGTCGGTGGGAAAATAGACTCAATGTTCGTCGGGAACATGAGTGGCGGACAATTTGTCGAGCAGGAGCACATCGGAGCACTTATCGCTGATTATTCAGGTCTTGCAAAGGACATTCATGTACCTTCAACACGTGTTGAGGCTGCCTGCGCTTCAGGCGGACTGGCACTGAGACAGGGAATATATGCTGTGGCTTCAGGAATGGATGATATTGTCATTGCTGCCGGAGCAGAGAAGATGACAGATGTGCCTTCAGCAAAAGCATCATCAGCCCTTGCGGCAGCTGCTGACAGGGAATGGGAAGGTATTATGGGAGCGACTTTCCCCGGATTATATGCAATGATAGCAAAGATGCATATGCACAAATATGGGACCACAAGCGAACAGTTAGCATCAGTCGCCGTGAAGAACCATCACAATGGACAGCATAACCCCATAGCTCAGTACAAGAGCCCGATAACCGTTGAATCTGTACTCAAATCAATAATGGTAGCAGATCCACTTCACATATTCGATTGTTCACCCATTACGGACGGTGCTTCTGCTGTGGTGCTTGCGCCTGCAGATATCGCCCATGAATTTACCGATACCCCAATCTATGTGAAGGCAACAGCACAGGCATCTGATACTATTGCACTTCATGACCGCAGGGACATAACAACCCTGGATGCAAGTGTAGTAGCCGGAAGAAGAGCATATGAAATGGCAAAGATGGGACCAAAGGACATACAGCTTGTAGAGGTCCACGATTGCTTCACGATTGCCGAAATATGTGCTATTGAAGATCTTGGCTTTGCAAAGAAAGGAGAAGGTGGAATCGTAACCCAGAATGGGGAGACTGCAATCGGAGGAAGGATACCTGTAAATACTTCAGGCGGACTAAAATCCTGCGGACACCCTGTGGGAGCCACCGGTGTAAAACAAGCCATTGAGATAGTAGAGCAGCTTCGTGGAGAAGCCGGAAAACGTCAGGTTGACGGAGCTGAGATAGGAATGACCCACAATGTGGGAGGTTCCGGGGCGACTGCTGTTGTACACATATTCTCGAGGAACAGGTGA
- the purH gene encoding bifunctional phosphoribosylaminoimidazolecarboxamide formyltransferase/IMP cyclohydrolase, with amino-acid sequence MVKRALLSVSDKTGIVDFARGLEKLDIQIISTGGTARMLRDADIEVMDVSDVTGFPEMMGGRVKTLHPKIHGGILCIRDDHDHMGEALKAEVEMIDLVVVNLYPFEVTISKEGVLLEEAIENIDIGGPAMLRSAAKNYRSVSVVCDPKDYGHVLKEIRSTGIISQQSRERLAVKAFRHTADYDATIDTYLSKELLGEDVLRLNYTDGVTLRYGENWHQEAKFYKEAGITGPTLANAKQLHGKELSYNNYIDADNALQTVKELSSSKPVVTIVKHNNPCGLATGNTLLQALQAAWDGDPISAYGSIICTNTVFDVQSAEFLNGKFVEIILAPGFEHDALEYLKNKSANLRLLELPEFNEPFSRNDTYKYVNGGILKQSRNIGIYDKWECVTDVNYPEDMRAVSEFSMHACKCVKSNAVTLAYEYQDGCYMMLSMGAGQPNRVDSIRKLAVTKARENLQVIHDREAFDLSFDDYCNEVFSKCAMASDAFFPFDDSVVHAAEEGIKYILSPGGSIRDKEVIDTANRLGVSMVFTGMRHFLH; translated from the coding sequence TTGGTAAAGAGAGCACTGCTCAGCGTTTCTGATAAGACCGGAATTGTAGATTTTGCTCGTGGACTCGAAAAACTGGATATACAGATTATTTCTACCGGAGGAACCGCCCGCATGCTTCGTGACGCAGATATTGAGGTCATGGATGTATCGGATGTAACAGGGTTCCCTGAAATGATGGGCGGCAGGGTCAAGACTCTTCATCCTAAGATCCATGGTGGCATCCTTTGCATAAGGGATGACCATGATCATATGGGAGAGGCCCTAAAAGCAGAAGTAGAAATGATCGACCTTGTAGTGGTCAATCTTTATCCGTTTGAAGTCACGATCTCAAAAGAAGGCGTATTGCTTGAAGAAGCTATTGAAAATATAGATATTGGCGGACCTGCCATGCTTCGCTCGGCTGCTAAGAACTATCGTTCTGTAAGTGTCGTATGCGATCCAAAGGATTATGGTCACGTACTAAAGGAGATTCGTTCTACTGGCATTATTTCTCAACAAAGCAGGGAAAGACTTGCTGTGAAGGCTTTCAGGCATACCGCAGATTATGATGCAACAATTGACACTTATCTTAGCAAGGAGTTGCTTGGTGAAGATGTACTGCGCCTGAACTATACTGATGGCGTTACGCTCAGATACGGCGAGAACTGGCACCAGGAAGCGAAATTCTATAAAGAGGCAGGTATTACCGGCCCAACCCTTGCAAATGCTAAACAGCTACATGGAAAAGAACTATCCTATAACAACTATATCGATGCTGATAATGCCCTTCAGACGGTTAAAGAGTTGTCATCTTCCAAACCTGTTGTGACTATTGTAAAACACAACAACCCATGCGGACTTGCCACAGGCAACACGTTACTACAGGCACTTCAGGCAGCATGGGATGGTGACCCTATATCAGCTTATGGAAGTATAATCTGCACAAACACTGTTTTTGATGTTCAGTCAGCAGAATTCCTGAATGGCAAATTTGTGGAAATAATCCTTGCGCCAGGGTTCGAACATGATGCCCTTGAATACTTGAAGAATAAGAGTGCAAACCTTCGACTTCTTGAACTTCCTGAATTCAACGAACCTTTCAGCAGGAATGACACTTACAAGTATGTCAACGGTGGTATACTGAAGCAATCCCGGAACATCGGCATCTACGATAAATGGGAATGTGTAACAGATGTTAACTATCCTGAGGATATGCGCGCTGTATCTGAATTCTCAATGCACGCATGCAAGTGTGTAAAATCAAATGCAGTAACTCTTGCTTATGAATATCAGGATGGTTGCTACATGATGCTTTCAATGGGTGCAGGGCAGCCAAACAGGGTTGACTCAATTAGGAAGCTTGCTGTAACAAAGGCCCGTGAGAACCTTCAGGTCATACATGATCGGGAGGCATTTGATCTTTCTTTTGATGACTACTGTAACGAGGTCTTTTCAAAATGTGCCATGGCATCGGATGCATTCTTCCCTTTCGATGACAGTGTGGTGCATGCAGCTGAAGAGGGTATTAAGTATATTCTATCCCCCGGTGGTTCTATCAGGGATAAGGAAGTTATTGACACCGCCAACAGGTTAGGCGTGTCCATGGTATTTACCGGAATGAGGCACTTCTTACATTGA
- a CDS encoding Zn-ribbon domain-containing OB-fold protein: MSVPRFWRKQLARYNLIGTHCKKCDDYFYPPRNMCPACRREGEIEDFKFSGKGEVMTYTVIHTAAEGFENQTPYVLGIIKLEEGPSLTSQIICDPKDVSIGMKVSPVFRKLGQDGEQGMIYYGTKFVPDKC, encoded by the coding sequence ATGTCAGTACCACGATTTTGGAGAAAGCAGTTAGCAAGGTACAATCTTATAGGCACACACTGTAAGAAATGTGATGACTACTTCTATCCACCACGCAACATGTGTCCTGCATGCAGGCGTGAAGGTGAGATAGAGGATTTCAAGTTCTCCGGTAAAGGAGAAGTAATGACATACACTGTTATCCATACTGCTGCCGAAGGTTTTGAGAACCAGACTCCTTATGTTCTCGGAATTATTAAACTGGAAGAAGGTCCAAGCCTTACAAGCCAGATAATATGCGATCCTAAAGACGTATCTATCGGCATGAAAGTAAGTCCTGTATTCAGGAAGCTGGGACAGGATGGCGAACAGGGTATGATCTACTACGGTACCAAATTTGTCCCTGACAAATGTTAG
- the metG gene encoding methionine--tRNA ligase — MSNIPSDKAVLVTCGLPYANGKAHVGHLRTYIPADIFVRSLKKNSQETTFVCGSDTHGTPIVVNAEELGITPKELVQKYHVHFDEVFKKMDVRFDAYGTTDDDTNHNRTLDIVDRLIEKGYVYPKVIEIAYCPQCDRFLPDRYVAGTCPHCGEKARGDECDQGCGKHLEPGELKEPACTICRGPAEYKEQEHFFFKLSDFKDFLLEHLENLGGTLNARNYAIGWIKQELTDWCITRNLEWGVKFPGHDDLVVYVWVDAPIGYMAFTEQWAEATGGDWEKFWRGDCPIIHFIGGDIIYHHCIFWPAMLKGADYSQPSAVVASGMLKIEDKTFSKSRGYVVWVEEDYLDHGFHPDLLRYYLVSYTSHTKEVNFSWKIFQDKINTELVGVFGNFLYRNLLFAFKNFGEIPEGEIDPEVVEKINSTIEEVTRANSEYEFKKAADTAMALASYGNSYFQSNEPWKLVKEDKDACGKVVKNCIQLAKALVLLFEPMTPGSMEIAWKQIGMESDVHAATYEEATVPVVSGTKLEKPEILFTKLEDDKIEEMEKISSKRVKAAMAKEAGIKEVEIMEFKEEIEYDDFAKLDIRVGKIISAEKIKKSKKLLLLQVDIGDEEPRQVVAGLAEHYEPEEMIGKIVNVLVNLKPVKLCGVESQGMLLAADAGERVSLLTTDKDMGPGSCIR, encoded by the coding sequence ATGTCAAACATTCCTTCTGATAAAGCCGTGCTTGTAACATGCGGTCTTCCCTATGCTAACGGGAAAGCTCATGTCGGGCACCTTAGAACATATATTCCTGCAGACATATTTGTGAGGTCACTGAAAAAGAATTCACAGGAAACAACATTTGTCTGTGGGTCAGATACCCATGGTACTCCTATCGTGGTAAATGCCGAAGAACTTGGTATCACACCAAAGGAACTCGTGCAGAAATATCACGTCCATTTTGATGAAGTATTCAAAAAGATGGATGTGAGATTCGATGCTTACGGAACAACAGACGATGATACCAATCACAACCGCACGCTGGATATCGTTGACAGGCTTATCGAGAAAGGCTACGTTTATCCCAAGGTCATAGAGATCGCATATTGTCCACAATGTGACCGTTTCCTGCCTGACAGGTATGTCGCAGGTACGTGTCCGCACTGCGGTGAAAAGGCACGTGGCGATGAATGTGACCAGGGATGTGGAAAGCACCTTGAACCGGGCGAGCTAAAAGAACCGGCATGTACCATATGCAGAGGACCTGCTGAATACAAGGAACAAGAGCACTTCTTCTTCAAACTGTCCGATTTCAAGGACTTCCTGCTTGAACACCTTGAGAACCTTGGCGGTACCCTGAATGCCCGTAATTATGCTATTGGATGGATTAAACAGGAGCTTACAGACTGGTGTATCACAAGGAACCTTGAATGGGGTGTAAAATTCCCCGGACACGATGACCTTGTTGTTTATGTCTGGGTGGATGCGCCTATCGGTTATATGGCATTCACGGAGCAGTGGGCAGAAGCCACCGGCGGTGACTGGGAGAAATTCTGGAGAGGCGATTGCCCGATAATCCATTTCATTGGCGGAGATATCATCTACCACCACTGTATTTTCTGGCCTGCAATGCTCAAAGGAGCTGACTACAGCCAGCCATCTGCGGTTGTTGCATCAGGTATGCTGAAAATTGAGGATAAGACCTTCTCAAAGAGCCGTGGTTATGTGGTCTGGGTAGAGGAGGATTATCTCGACCATGGTTTCCATCCTGATCTTCTCAGGTATTATCTTGTAAGTTACACCTCACACACAAAAGAGGTCAATTTCTCATGGAAGATATTCCAGGATAAAATAAACACTGAGCTTGTAGGTGTATTCGGCAATTTCCTGTACAGGAATCTGCTTTTCGCTTTCAAGAACTTCGGTGAGATCCCAGAGGGAGAGATCGACCCTGAGGTAGTGGAGAAGATAAATTCCACTATTGAAGAGGTCACAAGAGCAAACTCGGAATATGAGTTCAAGAAAGCTGCTGATACTGCAATGGCCCTTGCATCATACGGAAATTCATACTTCCAGTCAAATGAACCCTGGAAGCTCGTTAAGGAAGATAAGGATGCATGTGGCAAGGTTGTCAAGAACTGCATACAACTGGCCAAGGCACTTGTACTGCTGTTCGAACCTATGACCCCAGGTAGTATGGAAATTGCCTGGAAACAGATAGGCATGGAATCTGATGTCCACGCAGCTACCTATGAAGAAGCAACCGTTCCTGTAGTAAGCGGAACAAAACTGGAAAAGCCTGAGATCCTGTTCACCAAGCTTGAGGATGATAAGATCGAGGAAATGGAAAAGATATCCTCAAAACGTGTAAAGGCAGCTATGGCAAAGGAAGCAGGAATCAAGGAAGTAGAAATAATGGAATTCAAAGAAGAAATAGAATATGATGATTTTGCAAAGCTCGATATCAGGGTTGGAAAAATCATTTCCGCTGAGAAGATCAAGAAATCAAAGAAACTCCTGCTCCTTCAGGTAGATATCGGCGATGAGGAACCAAGGCAGGTCGTTGCAGGCCTTGCAGAACACTACGAGCCTGAAGAGATGATTGGCAAGATCGTTAACGTGCTTGTAAATCTCAAACCTGTAAAGCTCTGTGGTGTTGAATCCCAGGGAATGCTCCTTGCAGCAGATGCTGGCGAGAGAGTGTCTTTGCTGACAACTGACAAGGATATGGGACCTGGTTCCTGTATAAGATAA